One stretch of Tepidibacter hydrothermalis DNA includes these proteins:
- a CDS encoding sigma-70 family RNA polymerase sigma factor, which yields MNTYEEINELVRMSQQNDKDSLEKLLDLLKPLIISKCKHYFGYISEDLYQSGIIKSIELINNFDFKKNTKFLGYMKFMISCFYWDQKKNELNSKEVSVDFNDNQSKEVYIEDFSTIETIEALSILNDTEIKVIEKNLIEGHTLSEIAKQMDISCSWVKQVKAKAVKKLAKYYTLNYSI from the coding sequence TTGAATACATATGAAGAAATTAATGAATTAGTTAGGATGTCTCAACAAAATGATAAAGATTCACTCGAAAAACTACTTGATTTATTAAAACCACTTATAATTTCCAAGTGTAAGCACTACTTCGGATATATAAGCGAAGATCTTTACCAAAGCGGAATTATAAAATCAATAGAACTTATAAATAACTTCGACTTTAAGAAGAATACCAAATTCCTCGGATATATGAAATTTATGATAAGTTGCTTTTACTGGGATCAAAAAAAGAATGAACTAAATTCAAAGGAAGTAAGTGTAGACTTTAATGATAATCAAAGTAAGGAGGTTTATATTGAAGACTTCTCAACTATAGAAACTATAGAAGCTTTATCTATTTTAAATGATACAGAAATAAAGGTTATAGAAAAGAACTTAATAGAAGGACATACCCTATCAGAAATAGCAAAACAAATGGATATATCCTGTAGTTGGGTAAAACAAGTTAAAGCTAAAGCAGTTAAAAAACTAGCTAAATACTATACTTTAAACTACTCAATATGA
- the thiT gene encoding energy-coupled thiamine transporter ThiT translates to MKKMTTKMLVEAGVMLALAQILSYVKIYEGPFGGSVTAGSMIPIILYAIRWGLSPGLFVSITYGILQFILGPKYSFHIMSILLDYVLAFGVLGFAGLFRDSLRGVVLGTCLGVFLRFTSHVLSGAIIWASYAPEGTNPWIYSITYNASYLLPELVISIGVVGVLYKSFKSLAVV, encoded by the coding sequence ATGAAAAAAATGACTACTAAAATGTTAGTAGAAGCAGGCGTTATGTTAGCACTTGCACAGATTCTTAGTTATGTAAAAATATATGAGGGTCCTTTTGGTGGGTCTGTTACTGCTGGAAGTATGATTCCTATAATACTTTATGCTATAAGATGGGGATTATCTCCAGGACTTTTTGTATCGATAACATACGGAATACTTCAATTTATATTAGGACCAAAGTATAGTTTTCATATAATGTCTATATTACTTGATTATGTATTGGCGTTTGGAGTGCTAGGATTTGCAGGATTATTTAGAGATTCATTAAGAGGTGTAGTTCTTGGAACTTGTCTTGGAGTTTTCTTAAGATTCACATCTCATGTATTGTCTGGAGCTATAATTTGGGCTTCTTATGCACCAGAGGGAACTAATCCTTGGATTTATTCAATTACTTATAATGCTTCGTATTTACTGCCAGAGCTAGTGATATCTATAGGTGTAGTTGGAGTGCTTTATAAGTCATTCAAATCATTGGCTGTTGTTTAA